A genomic segment from Cutaneotrichosporon cavernicola HIS019 DNA, chromosome: 7b encodes:
- a CDS encoding uncharacterized protein (Cytochrome P450) — MSDTLVPPAALRTLQMDGLLSALADAPRWAIYSIAAALALTAIMIYRYPYRERVLHYRNLPGPASSHFLFGDFPKVQSHPTGRVMQSWFNEYGPTVRAKLLLGDNLIVTADTTAMAFIMQHADHFIKPPAQTRMITRLLGHGLLNVNFDTHRRQRRVLNPAFHPDAIREMVPHMFTKAYELRDKLMEACADPEYNDPETAAPRPEDVVTGARKVNMNKYLINTTFDVIGLAGFDYDFGCLREGNHIVTTFRNAMSELQRLTLFGVLQQMVPALDIIPSKRNKLADLARIGTSGVGRECIARKRREMETLHKDDLSKGTFVGKDLLSLMLKANMAKDLLPRDRLDDTEMAYQVSTFILAGSETTSNSLTWTLYRLAMHLDVQQRLREELETLATDEPSLEQLNTLPYLENVIHESLRLDPPVPESMRLCTQDVMLPLHTPVKGRDGNMIDSVPMKKGDMIITGYMQVNHNKDIWGPDADKFNPDRFDRPGIPARKAPGTWGNITSFNGGNRNCIGYRFALAEIKAILFVLLRHFQFEMLPSSPTITAKNFIIMLPWVVGEENVGSQMPLMVRPLE, encoded by the exons ATGTCCGACACTTTAGTTCcccccgccgcgctgcgCACACTTCAGATGGACGGGCTACTCTCCGCGCTGGCCGACGCGCCACGCTGGGCAATCTACTCCATCGCAGCagctctcgccctcaccgccATCATGATCTACCGCTACCCCTACCGCGAGCGTGTGCTGCATTACCGCAACCTCCCCGGTCCTGCCAGCAGCCATTTCCTCTTTGGCGATTTCCCCAAGGTTCAATCCCACCCTACTGGTCGTGTAATGCAGTCCTGGTTCAACGAGTACGGCCCGACCGTGCGCGCAaagctcctcctcggcgacaacCTCATCGTTACGGCCGACACCACTGCCATGGCTTTCATCATGCAGCACGCCGACCACTTCATCAAGCCGCCCGCACAGACGCGCATGATCACtcgcctccttggccaCGGTTTGCTCAATGTCAATTTCGAcacccaccgccgccaacgtcgTGTCCTTAACCCCGCTTTCCACCCCGACGCAATCCGCGAGATGGTACCCCACATGTTCACCAAGGCTtacgagctgcgcgacaAACTCATGGAGGCCTGTGCCGACCCCGAGTACAACGACCCCGAGACTGCCGCTCCGCGTCCCGAGGATGTCGTCACCGGCGCACGCAAGGTTAACATGAACAAATACCTCATCAACACGACCTTCGACGTCATTGGCCTCGCGGGCTTTGACTACGACTTTGGCTGCCTCCGCGAGGGTAACCACATCGTCACCACCTTCCGTAACGCCATGTCCGAGCTTCAGCGCCTCACCCTGTTCGGTGTTCTCCAGCAGATGGTCCCGGCCCTTGACATTATT CCGTCCAAGCGTAACAAactcgccgacctcgcgcgtATCGGTACTTCTGGTGTCGGACGCGAGTGCATCGCCAGGAAGCGCCGCGAGATGGAGACCCTGCACAAGGACGACTTGTCCAAGGGCACCTTTGTCGGCAAGgacctcctctctctcatGCTCAAGGCCAACATGGCCAAGGACTTGCTCCcgcgcgaccgcctcgacgacaccgAGATGGCATACCAGGTATCCACCTTCATCCTCGCTGGGTCCGAGACGACCTCCAACTCGCTCACTTGGACGCTCTACCGTCTGGCAATgcacctcgacgtccaGCAGCGTCTGCGCGAGGAACTCGAGACTCTTGCCACCGACGAGCCCTCCCTCGAGCAACTCAACACCCTTCCCTACCTCGAGAATGTGATCCACGAATCTCTCCGTCTTGACCCACCCGTCCCCGAGAGTATGCGTTTGTGCACCCAGGACGTCATGCTTCCTCTCCACACACCAGTCAAGGGTCGCGACGGCAACATGATCGACTCGGTACCCATGAAGAAGGGCGACATGATCATCACAGGGTACATGCAGGTCAACCACAACAAGGACATCTGGGGTCCCGATGCCGACAAGTTCAACCCCGACCGCTTTGACCGTCCCGGCATTCCGGCGCGCAAGGCTCCGGGTACTTGGGGCAACATCACCAGCTTCAATGGCGGTAACCGCAACTGCATCGGGTACCGcttcgccctcgccgagatcaaggctatcctcttcgtcctcctccgccactTCCAATTCGAAATGCTGCCGAGTTCGCCTACCATCACGGCAAAGAACTTTATCATCATGCTCCCAtgggtcgtcggcgaggagaacgtCGGGAGCCAGATGCCCCTCATGGTCCGCCCTCTTGAGTAG
- the TAP42 gene encoding uncharacterized protein (TAP42-like family) — translation MSETNLPLPQFYARALRNLLPVLDGTLPPLEESTHAQLQHAVEDLYLVGRMLSSLSVFSDNERLDEVGDKELAFMTVGWALGEAETRQGFGGPEPRKAALERSDTAFNSFLSILDTYKIVAEGEGGGARALPADPGQRREAKIAAHRRSKELREKISSALPGQPDAGSNPVAFILALLPSDKPSSTSVNDEEPDVREPTILLLRLLADLAVSSVGNNAMELQILALAPPEPTQGPLEDPRARRTEETDSTWRLDRAPGQYKPRELISGGGRVLRPFTILPSTSAMSDRERLRSDVFRSSHRLPTMTIDEYLAEEDRRGNIIRGGGQASYDAPTESELLELEMENDGTAGAEEAAEKKRLKDENWAQFTDDNKKGAGNTMNRG, via the exons ATGAGCGAAACAAacctccctctcccccagTTCTACGCCCGCGCACtgcgcaacctcctccccgtTCTGGATGGCACCCTCCCCCCACTCGAGGAGAGCACGCACGCGCAGCTCCagcacgccgtcgaggacctgtACCTTGTCGGGCGCAtgctctcctcgctcaGCGTGTTCAGCGACaacgagcgcctcgacgaggtcggcgataAGGAGCTGGCTTTCATGACGGTTGGCTGGGCCCTCGGTGAGGCCGAGACGCGACAGGGTTTCGGAGGCCCCGAGCCACGTaaggcggcgctcgagcgcagcgaCACGGCCTTCAACTCGTTCCTCTCCATTCTCGATACATACAAGAtcgtcgccgagggtgaAGGGGGAGGTGCGCGCGCCCTTCCCGCTGACCCCGGACAGCGGCGTGAGGCCAAGATCGCGGCGCATAGACGTTCGAAAGAGTTGAGAGAGAAGATTAGC TCGGCGTTGCCAGGCCAGCCTGACGCCGGGTCCAACCCCGTCGCCTTcatcctcgctctcctgcCGTCGGATAAGCCGTCCTCTACCTCGGTGaatgacgaggagccgGACGTGCGCGAACccaccatcctcctcctccgcctgcTCGCCGACTTGGCCGTCAGCAGCGTGGGGAACAACGCGATGGAACTCCAGatcctcgctctcgctccaCCCGAGCCGACGCAGGGACCGTTGGAGGACCCCCGCGCACGACGCACCGAGGAGACGGACAGCACGTGGCGTCTCGACCGTGCACCAGGCCAGTACAAGCCGCGCGAGCTGATCTCTGGCGGTGGGCGTGTGCTGCGCCCCTTCACGATCTTGCCGAGCACAAGCGCGATGAGTGACCGCGAGAGGTTGCGCTCGGACGTGTTCCGCTCGAGTCACAGGCTGCCGACCATGACGATTGACGAGTATCTCGCCGAAGAGGACAGGCGGGGGAACATTATCCGCGGTGGAGG ACAAGCGAGCTATGACGCGCCGACCGAGTCAGAGttgctcgagctcgagatggagaatgACGGGACtgctggcgccgaggaggctgccgagAAGAAACggctcaaggacgagaacTGGGCCCAGTTCACCGACGACAACAAGAAGGGCGCAGGGAACACGATGAACAGAGGATAG
- a CDS encoding uncharacterized protein (GAL4-like Zn(II)2Cys6 (or C6 zinc) binuclear cluster DNA-binding domain) — protein MNQNGQYSQPVAGVGKWPKDKDQPIHGPVKAACLSCRKKKAKCDGGKPSCLQCQQKQLECIYVRSRRGGARKKRNPAAPSALSEFLKKLDSLIGVPQYDLRHAEPQPGDDPSNVVRMFTDRDEIFRCYYNEVHPFLAVMPPRHYLVDVMPTLLPDSPFLLAAQTVMTLAPHPMDLDPRSPRSKRLRSSASAALGRKTMEAVHRAMALGPEGGIEAIQALTILAVWEWGSTNNASAAMDLFRQAVQIAVSMGIHDMDAGGTGFSLEGIDWRRDMKRRTWWILYVYQLTSGLVSGLQPPLGPDDPSIKVDFPVCSDKDRTWSTWINCIRQCFRVVNMINVLAMDGAPAEGGMKGWGSAHDAPEISPEQQELKRLQMVAIDRQIMELMKQTEKMSVVEQVPGGEEDVVRNQQIATRFGLAVIHIHQHRMTAFPEVSLFSKRICGLKGSSDDEESEEDEFVGTATPQSIPPSASYSQTMSTPAQQPMMDMPTMPGGWPFGGLDTFGMGNSMMPGHGLDGSFSDSDVYQVDQLMASLGTQGQPPQQQQFSQQAYQPPISQPHSNGNGTMANPTSSPGNMNQENATALNGQNTNIASPSVGGVDLQSPSYTQSPQMPNANAPVAPLNPALANNWHYNLQNDSIVDDMWQPENFPTYLPTPWFAQQGGAQSLINTINPDADPTPFPALEGSNNNAGLQDLTQLNVRGSYQSNLQTAVLEAAAPALPAVAPAGVPQQPVAPPSVSGSMLSSNASKKHKAWGVDENGDLAPTDDVKAAQALEVFPPGISLARCATAAHTIVRLEILHRSAALALDGSPKWIPFCSCGLIAGAYAFLLLVLAVQAENTFGTYSEARSEEVESLLTNVKIILGGLEAYGTMWEGIDMMAREVRAAVEAATQLPLEVQSQMSGRSSMSPGA, from the exons ATGAATCAGAACGGCCAGTACTCCCAACCTGTCGCGGGCGTCGGCAAGTGGCCTAAAGACAAGGACCAACCCATACATGGCCCAGTTAAGGCCGCCTGCCTAAGCTGTcgcaagaagaaggccaagtGTGACGGAGGCAAGCCCTCCTGCCTTCAA TGCCAGCAAAAACAGCTCGAATGCATCTACGTCAGGTcgaggcgcggcggtgcgcgcaagaagcgcaacC CGGCTGCGCCATCTGCCCTTTCCGAGTTCCTGAAAAAGCTGGACAGCCTCATTGGCGTACCGCAGTATGATCTGAGGCACGCCGAACCGCAACCGGGTGACGACCCGTCCAACGTGGTGCGCATGTTCACTGATCGTGACGAGAT ctTCCGATGCTACTACAATGAGGTGCACCCGTTCCTCGCGGTCATGCCGCCGCGACACTACCTCGTGGACGTGATGCCGACGCTGCTGCCCGACTCGCCGTTCCTGTTGGCTGCGCAGACGGTCATGACGCTCGCGCCGCACCCAATGGACCTGGacccgcgctcgccgcgctcaaaGCGCCTGCGCTCGTCTGCGTCGGCGGCATTGGGCCGCAAGACGATGGAGGCAGTTCATCGCGCAATGGCGTTGGGGCCCGAGGGCGGCATCGAGGCCATTCAAGCGCTCACGATCCTCGCAGTGTGGGAATGGGGGAGCACAAACAACGCAAGTGCGGCCATGGACCTCTTCCGCCAGGCCGTGCAGATCGCCGTCTCGATGGGGATCCACGACATGGACGCCGGCGGCACAGGCTTCTCTCTCGAAGGCATCGACTGGCGCCGCGACATGAAGCGCCGCACCTGGTGGATCCTGTACGTTTACCAACTCACGTCGGGACTTGTGTCAGGCCTGCAGCCGCCGCTCGGCCCCGACGACCCCAGCATCAAGGTCGACTTCCCCGTCTGCTCCGACAAGGACCGCACGTGGAGCACCTGGATCAACTGTATCCGCCAGTGCTTCCGCGTCGTCAACATGATCAATGTGCTTGCAATGGATGGCGCACCGGCTGAGGGCGGTATGAAGGGGTGGGGATCGGCTCACGACGCGCCCGAGATCTCGCCGGAACAGCAGGAGCTCAAGCGGCTGCAGATGGTTGCCATTGACCGCCAGATCATGGAGCTCATGAAGCAGACGGAGAAGATGTCCGTTGTGGAGCAGGTgcctggcggcgaggaggacgttgtGCGTAATCAGCAGATTGCGACCCGGTTTGGCCTTGCTG tcatccacatccaccaGCACCGCATGACGGCGTTCCCTGAGGTGTCGCTGTTCTCCAAGCGCATCTGCGGCCTGAAGGGGTCgagtgacgacgaggagagcgaggaggacgagtttgTCGGTACGGCGACGCCGCAAAGCATtccgccaagcgcgagctATTCACAGACGATGTCTACCCCGGCGCAGCAGCCGATGATGGACATGCCGACGATGCCCGGTGGCTGGCCGTTCGGGGGCCTCGACACGTTCGGCATGGGCAACTCAATGATGCCCGGccatggcctcgacggGAGCTtcagcgacagcgacgtgTACCAGGTCGACCAGTTGATGGCGAGCCTCGGTACGCAGGGTCAACCGCCACAACAACAGCAGTTTAGTCAGCAAGCGTACCAGCCGCCCATCTCGCAGCCGCATTCGAATGGCAACGGTACGATGGCCAacccgacgagctcgcccgGCAACATGAACCAGGAAAACGCTACGGCCCTCAACGGCCAGAACACCAACATTGCCTCGCCAAGCGTCGGTGGCGTCGACTTGCAGTCGCCAAGTTATACGCAGTCGCCTCAGATGCCGAATGCCAACGCGCCGGTCGCGCCGTTGAaccccgccctcgccaacaacTGGCACTATAACCTGCAGAACGACTCGATCGTGGACGACATGTGGCAGCCGGAGAACTTCCCGACTTACCTCCCAACGCCCTGGTTCGCGCAGCAGGGCGGCGCTCAGTCGCTGATCAACACGATCAACCCCGATGCGGACCCGACACCCTTCCCCGCTCTCGAGGGCTCGAACAACAACGCGGGCCTGCAGGACCTCACGCAGCTCAACGTGCGCGGCTCGTACCAGAGCAATCTCCAAACCGCGGTTTTGGAGGCTGCAGCTCCCGCTCTGCCGGCAGTGGCACCGGCCGGTGTGCCGCAACAGCCCGTCGCGCCTCCGAGCGTGTCTGGCAGCATGCTCAGTAGCAACGCGAGCAAGAAGCACAAGGCGTGGGGTGTCGACGAAAACGGCGACCTCGCTCCAACggacgacgtcaaggcAGCCCAAGCGCTTGAAGTGTTCCCGCCTGGCATCAGCCTCGCCCGCTGCGCGACGGCCGCTCACACGATTGTGCGTCTCGAAATATTGCACCGCAGTGCGGCGCTGGCCCTCGACGGCTCGCCCAAGTGGATCCCCTTCTGCTCATGTGGCCTTATTGCGGGCGCGTACGcattcctcctccttgtgCTGGCAGTACAAGCCGAGAACACGTTTGGGACGTACTCTGAGGCGCGCTctgaggaggttgagagcCTGCTCACAAACGTCAAGATCAttctcggcggcctcgaggcctACGGCACCATGTGGGAGGGCATCGACATGATGGCGCGCGAAGTACGCGCagccgtcgaggcggcgacgcaGCTCCCTCTCGAGGTGCAGAGCCAGATGAGTGGGCGGTCGAGCATGAGTCCGGGGGCGTAG
- a CDS encoding uncharacterized protein (BTB/POZ domain), with protein sequence MTRSQVGPPTPSPTSSPYPFPTIDDRVQQSIDLWARNLRTLFDDARERFSDVSWETDIGDRVWAHKAIVYVRAPKAFKDRYFITGAKSITLARSPTSLSGPSPTPYLLSASSAHGSPSPNPWRAASSSLSVDTAGSDGTLRAPTVSVAGSSADGVLRLRHEDAPELFRAQLEWLYTGEGFGDVVEWISGEREGTSNTSLRDSLGRRGDVSERRDKLGQDLTYMWTSKLYCDVRIHLASPEGDGYDSDSSGASDDSLAATVIFTAHRFMLISRSPYFATLFLNEDFRPSTADVHLSTPPFTPAALHFCLGWMYAGHLDFSNRSYDLLTAFQIYRAAEYLQLDCLVEEIESRIVHDFCDGLDYNRCHCRRCLSRVPRVWRFAGASDVGALELQRRARRFILRGWGETWGREIGMAEKAERDDLVRDVLSSMTPSSVVGAFRAIANIRRRIDHFTHTRGADTTGWVDSINDMVQPIQRRAREFLASSFPQVCESKELWDLFSGKGFADEVLDIFWREVVEMTGRSPTFTVAPVVYETIVTALLRKVDPKTLEAVLPTRSANRHKVEMARDAVLKHIKKRWVSIQNEGGFVALKGRTLQEIASAIEVPAKELAATPQVPFPRVRDNGFPRTTSRAQGLGDRVRRTSARNSVQSDTATEPNGLRRLRLSSSASITSTTSTSRAPSAPQRPAPTGPQARSPTAAGRTPVVSVGSKRGLRSGQNSPTPSRQGQVMSGPPRPLLTGVGRVTRQGSASSRPSSPAISSPLSPAVRAESPAPLRLPSSSRTSSLASHSRNPSSTSQPPTPTSPVQSIRTQRSTASVRSAASRATAASTSKARMPAVTASSTAAKPNSIKPVRGESSAAKPASTVRPRTVSTAEVKPSRVSDAAKPTRPIASSSRLSDTAVTRQRTVSTASKAPDVTARARTVSAARAESSKLTSTLATRTRDLSTTAPSETKPPAVRKRTVSTASRAPEPKPTPPTRTRTLSTATTSTGPGTAAAAAASRQRTLSAASTRSRAPSMSSLAPSVGTVASRTSTMSSASTAAKARASTGSMRTTVSSSKATPVPKVAAKPTAAARATPAVRPTPSTAAKAGPSTAKASSSTPAKAASIAPSKAASITASRPPALRTSASTKSLASTSSLGARASTVPRTPTTSTKTVTPSASSSRLTTTTPRTRATSLNTQATPPPRPRTSSSHTPWKRATPLPPTVAGVAGQRAPRQRPSLRSLSGSTEGPPEAITPRVSDATEPILVLDEDNELTFERERERNADKVPPVPPIPESVRRRSTAEVVVEVSVPEENEDELAEELAIPQVVEEAPSDSESVYENSAYDETASNKDSAYAESDRDSTYQESVASAVRSVVSQESVASKNTASERTEDEHDGSVNGNVERSAEQSNGALVDQPVDTLVDEAEMAADAAERTTPPASTHAPSPNGTPTPRERGRDTEPPLMLNRDSEREAKTPTPASPFPPSRTRTPTASSQASLTSQASVASHSSASQRPQPSHTSLAPAPALRSPVSADQLRPVSEHLRSPASTDQLRPAHLRSPPTTRAPLPIPTLRAPGASPPSPPRYLSANARSPRSSYSSSPMSVISRVASESGSLRSLNSGWHPAHAFDPPKKAAAPTPLPPPPTPEEEDGCEPYSGLGVHLHIGIPAIVTRGRRRFRANVKYLGTLASRSGAWVGLEIQDRELGMDTLPTGAIDGIRYFHFTPPPDVPGDNDKGDRLRRIAMIADELRRTPNQNQNKLGLGLMRSASPFSITDGGPERPRAMFVRPSDVLFVMGSGE encoded by the exons ATGACACGGTCACAGGTGGgccctcccactcccagTCCCACTTCTTCCCCCTACCCCTTCCCAACCATCGACGACCGCGTCCAACAAAGCATCGACCTTTGGGCGCGCAACCTCCGCACACTCTTCGACGACGCACGGGAACGCTTCTCGGATGTGTCGTGGGAGACGGATATTGGCGACCGCGTGTGGGCACATAAAG CCATCGTCTATGTGCGCGCTCCCA AAGCTTTCAAAGACCGCTATTTCATCACCGGGGCCAAAAGCatcacgctcgcgcgctcgcccacAAGCTTAAGCGGACCCTCCCCAACACCctacctcctctccgcAAGCTCTGCTCACGGAAGCCCCTCTCCCAATCCATGGCGCGCTGCATCGTCGTCCCTCTCGGTCGACACGGCAGGGAGCGATGGCACGCTTCGCGCGCCGACCGTCAGCGTTGcgggctcgagcgccgacggcgtgcTCCGTTTACGACacgaggacgcgccggAGCTGTTCCGTGCCCAGCTCGAATGGCTGTACACGGGCGAGGGGTTTGGCGATGTCGTCGAGTGGATCAGCGGCGAGCGTGAAGGTACTTCGAACACGTCTCTTCGCGATAGTCtggggcggcgaggagacgtGTCCGAGCGCCGAgacaagctcggccagGACCTCACGTACATGTGGACGAGCAAGCTGTACTGCGACGTCCGGATCCATCTCGCCTCTCCAGAAGGCGATGGGTATGACTCGGACAGCTCTGGCGCGTCAGACGACTCGCTTGCAGCAACGGTCATCTTCACCGCACACCGCTTCATGCTCATCAGCCGGTCACCGTACTTCGCCACCCTGTTCCTCAACGAAGACTTCCGCCCCTCCACTGCCGACGTCCACCTTTCCACACCTCCCTTTacccccgccgcgctccaCTTCTGTCTCGGGTGGATGTACGCTGGACACCTCGACTTCTCCAACCGCTCGTacgacctcctcaccgcctTCCAGATATACCGCGCAGCCGAATATCTCCAACTCGACTgcctggtcgaggagatcgagtCGCGCATCGTGCACGACTTTTGCGATGGTCTCGACTACAACAGGTGTcactgccgccgctgcctCAGTCGTGTGCCTCGCGTTTGGCGCTTCGCCGGTGCCAGCGACGTCGGTGCGCTCGAGTTACAGCGTCGTGCGCGTCGCTTCATCCTCCGCGGATGGGGCGAGACGTGGGGCCGTGAGATTGGGATGGCGGAAAAGGCAGAGCGCGATGACCTCGTCAGAGATGTCCTTTCGTCCatgacgccgagcagcgtcgtcggcgcaTTCCGCGCGATCGCAAACAtccgccgccgcatcgACCACTTTACACATACCCGTGGCGCAGACACGACCGGCTGGGTCGATTCCATCAACGACATGGTCCAGCCGATCcagcgacgcgcgcgcgagttcCTCGCCTCCAGCTTCCCGCAGGTGTGCGAGTCGAAGGAGCTCTGGGACCTCTTCTCGGGCAAGGGCTTCGCGGACGAGGTACTTGACATCTTCTGGCGCGAAGTTGTGGAAATGACCGGCCGATCCCCGACGTTCACCGTGGCTCCAGTCGTATACGAGACGATCGTGACTGCACTGCtgcgcaaggtcgaccCGAAAACACTCGAGGCTGTACTTCCGACCCGCTCGGCAAATCGACACAAGGTTGAGATGGCACGAGACGCAGTCCTGAAGCATATCAAGAAGCGTTGGGTTTCGATCCAAAACGAGGGTGGCTTTGTGGCGCTCAAGGGGCGAACCCTTCAAGAGATCGCCAGCG CTATTGAGGTGCCCGCCAAAGAGCTCGCCGCGACTCCGCAGGTCCCCTTTCCACGCGTGCGCGACAATGGATTCCCCCGAACAACGTCACGAGCACAAGGTCTGGGCGATCGCGTCCGGAGGACCTCTGCTCGCAACTCGGTCCAGTCTGACACAGCGACAGAGCCGAACGGGCTACGGAGACTGCGCCTgtcatcctcggcgtcaaTCACCAGCACTACCTCGACATCCCGTGCCCCAAGCGCGCCGCAGCGGCCTGCACCAACGGGCCCTCAAGCCCGCTCGCCAACCGCAGCTGGCAGGACACCCGTTGTGTCAGTGGGGTCCAAGCGCGGCCTTCGCTCGGGCCAGAACTCGCCCACTCCCAGCCGACAGGGGCAAGTGATGAGCGGCCCTCCACGCCCGCTCCTTACGGGTGTGGGTCGCGTCACGCGTCAAGGGTCTGCTAGTAGCAGGCCGTCCTCACCTGCCATCAGCTCCCCGCTATCACCCGCTGTGCGCGCCGAATCGCCTGCTCCACTCCGTCTCCCCTCATCCTCCAGAACGTCATCTCTCGCCTCTCACTCACGCAACCCCTCGTCCACATCCCAACCACCCACTCCCACATCCCCAGTCCAGAGTATACGAACCCAACGATCCACAGCGTCCGTACGATCTGCCGCGTCACGCGCGACCGCTGCGTCAACGTCCAAGGCCAGGATGCCAGCTGTAACGGCCAGTTCCACTGCGGCCAAGCCGAACAGCATCAAACCCGTGCGTGGCGAGAGCAGCGCGGCCAagccggcctcgacggTGCGCCCGAGGACCGTGTCGACTGCCGAGGTCAAGCCGAGTCGCGTGAGCGACGCAGCGAAGCCGACTCGCCCAATTGCGTCGTCGAGCCGGCTCAGCGACACGGCAGTGACTCGCCAACGGACCGTCTCCACGGCGTCCAAGGCGCCGGACGTGACTGCGAGAGCACGCACCGTCTCAGCGGCACGTGCTGAGTCCTCAAAGCTCACATCAACCCTCGCGACGCGGACTCGTGACCTCTCGACAACGGCGCCTTCGGAAACCAAGCCTCCAGCGGTGCGGAAACGTACGGTGTCGACAGCTAGTCGCGCTCCCGAGCCCAAACCTACCCCGCCAACGCGGACGCGGACACTATCGACTGCGACCACCAGCACCGGTCCTGGAACGGCTgccgctgcggctgcgTCGAGGCAGCGCACATTGTCAGCGGCGAGTACCCGCTCCCGTGCACCCAGCATGTCCTCCCTCGCGCCGAGTGTCGGTACCGTGGCTAGTCGCACGTCGACAATGTCATCCGCGAGCACAGCGGCCAAGGCCCGCGCGTCGACTGGCTCGATGCGGACCACTGTGAGCTCGAGCAAGGCGACGCCCGTGCCCAAGGTTGCGGCCAAGCCGACTGCGGCAGCTAGGGCGACGCCGGCTGTCCGGCCCACCCCCAGCACTGCAGCGAAAGCCGGCCCAAGTACCGCAAAAGCTTCGTCCAGTACGCCAGCCAAGGCCGCCTCCATTGCACCCAGCAAGGCAGCTTCCATCACCGCCTCGAGACCGCCCGCGCTcaggacctcggcgtcgaccaAGTCGCTcgcgtcgacctcatcaCTCGGCGCCCGCGCGTCTACCGTCCCGCGAACGCCCACCACCTCAACCAAGACGGTGACAccgagcgcctcgtctTCGCGCCTCACCACGACGACCCCACGCACCCGTGCCACCTCGCTGAACACGCAAGCaacgcctccgcctcgtccccgcacctcctcctcccacacGCCATGGAAGCGTGCAACGCCTCTTCCGCCAAccgtcgccggcgtcgcgggccagcgcgcgccgcgccaacGGCCGAGCCTTCGCTCATTAAGCGGGAGCACGGAAGGGCCACCCGAGGCGATCACGCCGCGCGTGAGCGACGCGACCGAGCCGATCCTCGTGTTAGACGAGGACAACGAGCTGACctttgagcgcgagcgcgagcgcaatGCGGACAAGGTCCCACCCGTCCCGCCGATCCCCGAGAGTGTACGGCGGCGGAGCACCGCCGAAgtcgttgtcgaggtcAGCGTGCCTGAGGAGAatgaggatgagctggcggaggagctggcCATCCcgcaggtcgtcgaggaggcgccgAGCGACTCGGAGAGTGTGTACGAGAATAGCGCGTACGACGAGACGGCGTCGAACAAGGACAGCGCGTACGCTGAGTCGGACCGGGACAGCACGTACCAGGAGTCCGTGGCGTCTGCTGTGCGGTCTGTGGTTTCGCAAGAGTCTGTCGCCTCCAAGAATACCGCTTCCGAGCGCAcagaggacgagcacgacgGATCTGTCAACGGGAATGTCGAGCGGTCGGCAGAACAGTCTAACGGCGCACTGGTGGACCAGCCTGTTGACACTTTggtggacgaggccgagatggccgcAGACGCGGCAGAGCGCACGACACCTCCGGCGTCAACCcacgcgccgtcgcctAACGGcacaccgacgccgagagagcgaggccgagacACAGAACCGCCACTCATGCTCAACAGAGACTctgagcgcgaggccaagaCACCCACGCCGGCCTCGCCGTTCCCACCAAGCCGAACGCGCACGCCAACCGCGTCGTCACAGGCTTCTCTGACGTCGCAGGCCTCAGTGGCCTCGCATTCATCTGCGTCGCAAAGACCCCAACCGTCGCAcacctcgctcgcgccggcgccagctCTCCGCTCACCCGTATCTGCGGACCAGCTCCGCCCCGTCTCTGAGCATCTACGCTCCCCCGCGTCGACGGACCAACTGCGTCCTGCCCACCTCCGCTCTCCGCCTACCACGCGCGCTCCACTGCCAATCCCCACCCTTCGCGCGCCTGGAGCCTCACCCCCTTCGCCACCCCGCTACCTCTCCGCCAACGCCCGCTCCCCACGCTCATCCTACTCGTCGTCTCCCATGAGCGTCATCTcccgcgtcgccagcgAATCCGGCTCCCTCCGCTCCCTCAATTCCGGCTGGCACCCCGCCCACGCTTTTGACCCCCCCAAGAAAGCAGCGGCCCcaacccccctcccaccccctccaacccctgaggaagaagacggcTGCGAGCCCTACTCTGGTCTCGGCGTCCATCTACACATTGGTATCCCAGCCATTGTAACCCGCGGCCGGCGCCGTTTCCGCGCCAACGTAAAATACCTCGGCACGCTCGCCTCCCGCTCTGGTGCCTgggtcggcctcgagatCCAAGACCGCGAGTTGGGCATGGACACTCTACCAACCGGTGCCATTGACGGCATCAGGTATTTCCACTTCACCCCGCCCCCCGATGTTCCAGGCGACAATGACAAGGGCGACCGACTACGCCGTATCGCCATGATTGCTGACGAATTGCGCCGCACTCCAAACCAGAATCAGAACAAGCTGGGACTGGGCCTGATGCGCTCGGCCAGCCCGTTCTCCATCACGGACGGCGGACCGGAACGGCCCCGCGCCATGTTTGTGCGTCCGTCAGACGTCTTGTTCGTCATGGGGAGTGGCGAGTAA